A part of Setaria viridis chromosome 8, Setaria_viridis_v4.0, whole genome shotgun sequence genomic DNA contains:
- the LOC117833712 gene encoding WAT1-related protein At5g64700, translated as MDVEVVAEAKAKAAPSPDVEQAVDWKAPAAMVFLQLSNTGMVLLSKVAIGGGMFVFALLTYRSLFGAAIILPLALFWERGKWKEMDWHAAGWIFLNAFIGYAVPMSLYYYGLQDTTASYAIIFLNIIPLTTFILSFVLRMEALHIRSMLGLLKIAGVLLSVGGTMIISLYKGKILHLWNPILHRHNEEDVDVASHHLRGTILLAASSFMFACWYLIQSKVLKVYPYKYWSSMATCLVGGFQTALAGVILRRDKNAWKIGWDINLVTIVYSGALATAGKYSLNSWAVAKKGPSYPPMFSPLSVVFTVVLGSIFIGDDITIGSLIGTILVIVGTYVFLWAKANELPEK; from the exons ATGGacgtggaggtggtggcggaggcgaaGGCGAAGGCGGCGCCATCGCCGGACGTGGAGCAGGCGGTGGATTggaaggcgccggcggcgatggtgttCCTGCAGCTGTCCAACACGGGGATGGTGCTGCTGTCAAAGGTGGCGATCGGCGGTGGCATGTTCGTCTTCGCACTCCTCACCTACCGGAGCCTCTTCGGCGCCGCCATCATCCTTCCCCTCGCGCTCTTCTGGGAGAG GGGGAAGTGGAAAGAGATGGACTGGCACGCTGCTGGATGGATTTTCCTTAACGCGTTCATCGG GTATGCCGTACCGATGAGCCTATATTACTATGGCTTGCAAGATACGACGGCATCCTACGCCATCATATTCCTGAATATAATTCCCCTGACAACTTTCATCCTCTCCTTCGTGCTCAG aaTGGAGGCATTGCACATCAGAAGCATGCTAGGATTGCTTAAGATTGCTGGGGTTTTGCTCTCTGTCGGGGGCACAATGATCATCAGCCTATACAAGGGAAAGATTTTGCATCTATGGAACCCTATTCTTCACCGCCATAATGAAGAGGATGTGGATGTTGCAAGTCATCATCTACGTGGAACAATCTTGTTGGCAGCCAGCAGCTTCATGTTTGCTTGCTGGTATCTAATTCAG TCTAAGGTTCTCAAGGTGTATCCATACAAATATTGGTCGTCCATGGCCACGTGCTTGGTTGGAGGGTTTCAAACTGCACTTGCTGGAGTTATACTGAGAAGGGACAAGAACGCCTGGAAGATAGGATGGGATATAAACCTTGTGACCATCGTGTACTCG GGGGCACTTGCAACTGCAGGAAAATATAGCTTGAACTCGTGGGCTGTGGCTAAGAAAGGCCCGTCCTACCCTCCAATGTTCAGCCCATTATCTGTAGTCTTTACTGTTGTCCTGGGCTCCATCTTCATAGGTGACGACATCACCATTGGAAG CCTCATTGGGACAATACTGGTGATTGTGGGGACATATGTCTTCCTCTGGGCGAAAGCGAACGAGCTACCTGAAAAGTGA